The following proteins come from a genomic window of Desulfuromonas sp.:
- a CDS encoding sorbosone dehydrogenase: MPVHALKHFCVVILIAILAAGWPVSEAAAKDFSTADFALPSGFTIELFADNISGARSLARGDQGTIFVGTRKRDRVYALVDEDQDFKVDRTYIIARNLVMPNGVAFHDGSLYVAEFNRIIRFDDIEKKLGNPPLPVIINDTFPTEKHHGWKFIAFGPDGKLYVPIGAPCNVCLEDDDRFATITRMHPDGNQFEIFAHGVRNSVGFDWHPVTGELWFTDNGRDWLGDDLPPDELNRAPEKGLHFGFPFWHGRTIADPEFGEGRKASEFTLPVRELGPHVAALGMRFYTGTMFPEEYRNQVFIAEHGSWNRSTKIGYRVMLVRLKNNRAVSYEPFAEGWLKDGKVIGRPVDLLVLPDGSLLVSDDDAGRIYRISYQQGM, encoded by the coding sequence ATGCCAGTACATGCCCTCAAACATTTTTGCGTGGTTATTCTCATCGCCATTTTGGCGGCCGGCTGGCCGGTTTCGGAAGCCGCCGCCAAAGACTTCTCCACCGCCGATTTTGCACTTCCATCCGGCTTCACCATTGAGCTTTTCGCCGATAATATTTCCGGGGCCCGCTCCCTGGCACGTGGCGATCAGGGGACAATCTTTGTCGGCACCCGTAAACGTGATCGCGTTTATGCTCTGGTTGATGAGGACCAGGACTTCAAGGTTGATCGCACTTATATCATCGCCCGGAATCTGGTTATGCCAAACGGTGTCGCCTTCCACGACGGCTCACTCTACGTCGCCGAGTTTAATCGGATTATAAGATTCGACGATATCGAGAAAAAACTTGGCAATCCGCCGCTGCCGGTGATCATCAACGATACGTTCCCGACGGAAAAACATCACGGCTGGAAATTCATCGCCTTCGGACCTGACGGAAAGCTGTACGTTCCGATCGGGGCGCCGTGCAACGTCTGCCTTGAGGATGATGATCGCTTTGCGACGATCACCCGCATGCACCCTGACGGTAATCAATTCGAAATTTTTGCGCATGGCGTCAGGAATTCAGTCGGTTTTGACTGGCACCCGGTCACCGGCGAGCTCTGGTTCACCGATAATGGTCGCGACTGGCTCGGTGACGACCTTCCCCCCGATGAGCTGAACCGGGCACCGGAAAAAGGTCTGCATTTCGGATTCCCTTTCTGGCACGGCCGAACAATTGCCGATCCTGAGTTCGGTGAAGGCCGGAAGGCCAGCGAATTCACCCTGCCGGTTCGCGAACTGGGCCCACATGTCGCAGCCCTCGGCATGCGCTTTTATACCGGAACAATGTTCCCCGAAGAATACCGGAATCAGGTCTTTATTGCCGAGCATGGATCGTGGAACCGTTCTACCAAGATCGGCTACCGGGTCATGCTGGTCCGTTTGAAGAACAACCGGGCGGTTTCCTATGAACCCTTTGCCGAAGGATGGCTGAAAGACGGGAAAGTCATCGGTCGACCGGTCGACCTTCTTGTTTTGCCCGACGGCAGCTTGCTGGTATCCGATGACGATGCCGGAAGGATTTATCGCATCAGCTATCAGCAAGGCATGTAA
- a CDS encoding twitching motility protein PilT — protein MDSKVLNQILDIAFEKRVSDVHFEVDNPPFFRGKGQLIRSKLPDLTSEDTEFIAKTILAHNDRELTADILETDASYALEGGGRFRVSLFKQRGSYGIVMRVIPPEIGSFEDLNLPKVLTEITKAPNGLVLVTGPTGNGKSTTLAAMLKHLNSTRDYNIITIEDPIEFLFKSEKSCIIQREVGFDTESFSAALKASLRMDPDVIMVGEMRDLETIDSCIKAAETGHLVFSTAHTQGAVASINRLVGHFPPDAQEIVRQRLADILVATVSLRLVKDTTGEHLVPVVEIMRTTTTIQACIREGRLDEIEKHIENGRSEYFMQTMDQHLVELCEKKIITVDIAKSISRSMDLERKLMVS, from the coding sequence ATGGATTCCAAAGTTCTGAATCAGATTCTCGATATCGCTTTTGAAAAACGCGTTTCTGATGTCCATTTCGAAGTTGACAACCCGCCGTTCTTTCGCGGTAAGGGGCAATTGATCAGATCGAAGCTACCTGATCTCACCTCCGAGGACACCGAGTTCATCGCCAAGACGATACTCGCGCATAATGATCGTGAGCTAACCGCCGATATTCTTGAAACCGACGCCTCGTATGCTCTTGAGGGTGGCGGACGATTCCGGGTCAGCCTGTTCAAACAAAGAGGGTCGTACGGTATTGTCATGCGGGTTATCCCACCGGAGATTGGATCCTTCGAGGATTTGAACCTGCCAAAGGTGCTGACCGAAATTACCAAGGCGCCGAATGGTCTGGTTCTTGTCACCGGCCCGACCGGCAACGGCAAATCCACTACGCTGGCGGCGATGCTTAAACATCTCAACTCAACACGGGATTACAACATTATCACCATTGAAGATCCGATCGAATTTCTGTTCAAGTCTGAAAAAAGTTGCATTATTCAGCGTGAAGTCGGATTTGATACCGAGAGTTTTTCGGCGGCCCTCAAGGCCTCCTTGCGGATGGATCCGGATGTTATCATGGTCGGTGAAATGCGCGATCTGGAGACGATCGATTCCTGTATCAAGGCCGCCGAAACCGGACACCTTGTTTTCTCTACCGCTCATACCCAGGGTGCAGTGGCATCGATAAACCGTCTGGTCGGTCATTTCCCGCCGGATGCCCAGGAGATTGTACGGCAACGGCTGGCTGACATTCTGGTTGCAACAGTCTCCCTGCGCCTGGTCAAGGATACCACGGGTGAGCACCTGGTTCCGGTCGTTGAAATCATGCGGACAACGACGACGATCCAGGCCTGCATTCGTGAGGGGCGTCTTGACGAGATCGAGAAGCATATTGAAAATGGCAGATCTGAATATTTCATGCAGACCATGGACCAGCATCTGGTCGAGCTCTGTGAAAAGAAAATTATCACCGTTGATATTGCCAAGTCAATTTCGAGATCAATGGATTTGGAGCGGAAGTTGATGGTTTCCTGA
- a CDS encoding histidine kinase: MHKIVIIDDDRHFLDLFTSYIRERYPLLEVVAFSDQVKSLPEINHDINLLLIDLEMPGLDGTKLLRYACEKGLSKSRIIILSGHDAEYLHDKIPMGECLAVLNKHEARQKEVLDMVFNAIQKREGA; encoded by the coding sequence ATGCACAAGATCGTGATCATTGATGATGACCGGCATTTCCTCGATCTGTTCACAAGCTATATCAGGGAACGATACCCGCTTCTCGAAGTAGTCGCGTTCAGTGACCAGGTGAAAAGCCTGCCGGAGATCAACCACGATATCAACCTTTTGCTGATCGATCTTGAAATGCCCGGGCTCGACGGAACCAAGCTTTTGCGCTATGCCTGTGAAAAAGGCCTGAGCAAAAGCAGAATCATCATCCTTTCCGGACATGATGCCGAGTACCTGCATGACAAAATTCCGATGGGAGAGTGTCTCGCCGTGCTGAACAAGCATGAGGCGCGGCAGAAGGAGGTTCTGGATATGGTCTTTAATGCCATTCAGAAAAGAGAAGGAGCATAA